The segment CGCGATGACCGCCACCGCCCCAAACACGACGCTCCACCCGCCGTAAGTCTCGATCGGCAAAGGGTGCTCATACGGCAGCCAGCCGCTCTCGAACTTGATCCACCAGGCCAGCAGAAACGCCAGCTGTACGACGGCGAAATCCATCAGCATATATAATTTGGTCAGAAATCCTTGATTCCGCCGAATCACGATTCCACCTCCACGGCTGCAGGAGCCGGCGCAGCAGTCGTCACCGGGCGCAAGGCCGGGCGGGAGGGCTTCAAGCGGTTGAGAAGCAGGGAGAGCGTCATTTTGAGGCCGATGCCGAGATAGACCGCTCCGTTAATCCATAGATTATAGCGCTTGTGATAGTGCTTGCGGTGAAACAGCAGCATCGCCCGATGAAACTCGTAAATAATCTTGAACGACCGCCGGCGTGCACTGCCGCCCTTGTAATGCACAATCTGCGTACGCGGTGTGTAATGGATTCCCCAGCCCGCCGCCTTGATTCGGTAGCACCAGTCAATATCTTCCCCGTACATAAAAAAGGTCTCATCCAGGCCGCCCACCTGCTGAACCGTCTCCCGCCGCACGAGCATAAACGCCCCGACCAGGCAATCCACCGGATATTCCTGATCCGGGTCGAGATAGCCCAGCTGGTATTGGTTAAACTCCCGCTTTTGCGGAAACAGTCTGCCCAGACCCGACACATAATAGAAGGAAGCCGATGGCGTGGGAAACCCGCGCTTGCACGCTTTGTCCAGCCCGCCATCCGGCAGCACCACCTTACAGCCCGATGCCCCAAGGTCTGTGCGCTCTTCCATAAAGTCCAGCATGACCTGTAGCGTATCGTCCTGCACCAGCGTATCGGAGT is part of the Paenibacillus algicola genome and harbors:
- a CDS encoding glycosyltransferase family 2 protein encodes the protein MDLSILIVNYNTRQLTVDCLQSVYASRTAYTYEVIVIDNDSQDDSVAVIRKQFPQVTLIQNRENTGFAKANNQGMEISEGRYLLLLNSDTLVQDDTLQVMLDFMEERTDLGASGCKVVLPDGGLDKACKRGFPTPSASFYYVSGLGRLFPQKREFNQYQLGYLDPDQEYPVDCLVGAFMLVRRETVQQVGGLDETFFMYGEDIDWCYRIKAAGWGIHYTPRTQIVHYKGGSARRRSFKIIYEFHRAMLLFHRKHYHKRYNLWINGAVYLGIGLKMTLSLLLNRLKPSRPALRPVTTAAPAPAAVEVES